A stretch of the Actinotalea sp. JY-7876 genome encodes the following:
- a CDS encoding PfkB family carbohydrate kinase yields MPSVSSRTASPPSRAVLCCGLATLDVVQTVDHVPAADQKVQARGLAVSSGGPAANAAVTAATLGCPATLVTRAGGSVLGRLVVADLEAHGVAVRDLGGADDAPAVSTVLVTAGTGERAVVSVNAALAPHGAALSDAEAAVTGAAVLLVDGHHLDLATRLARAARAAGVPVLLDGGSWKPGLEALLALTDVALLSADFRLPGPGDGRAPDALAAVAALGPRLVARSRGGAAIQVHGADDVAVPPVAVVDTLGAGDVLHGALAAWLAHHGARDAATLRQGLAFAARVASASCAADGARGWQRDADVVHGARSALTRDV; encoded by the coding sequence GTGCCCTCGGTGTCGTCCCGGACCGCGTCGCCACCCTCGCGCGCCGTGCTGTGCTGCGGCCTCGCGACGCTCGACGTCGTCCAGACGGTCGACCACGTGCCCGCCGCGGACCAGAAGGTCCAGGCCCGCGGTCTCGCCGTCTCCTCGGGCGGACCGGCGGCGAACGCGGCCGTCACGGCCGCGACCCTCGGCTGCCCCGCGACCCTGGTGACGCGTGCGGGCGGCTCGGTGCTCGGGCGGCTGGTCGTCGCCGACCTCGAGGCGCACGGCGTCGCGGTGCGCGACCTCGGCGGCGCGGACGACGCGCCGGCCGTCTCGACGGTGCTCGTGACGGCGGGCACGGGCGAGCGCGCGGTGGTCTCCGTCAACGCCGCGCTCGCGCCGCACGGCGCGGCGTTGAGCGACGCCGAGGCCGCGGTCACCGGCGCCGCGGTGCTCCTGGTCGACGGCCACCACCTCGACCTCGCGACCCGCCTCGCCCGCGCTGCCCGCGCGGCGGGGGTGCCCGTGCTGCTCGACGGCGGCTCGTGGAAGCCAGGGCTGGAGGCGCTGCTCGCCCTCACCGACGTCGCGCTCCTGTCCGCGGACTTCCGCCTGCCGGGCCCGGGCGACGGGCGGGCCCCCGACGCGCTCGCCGCCGTCGCGGCCCTCGGCCCGCGCCTGGTGGCCCGCTCGCGGGGCGGCGCGGCGATCCAGGTGCACGGCGCCGACGACGTCGCGGTCCCGCCGGTCGCGGTCGTCGACACGCTCGGCGCCGGTGACGTGCTGCACGGCGCGCTGGCGGCGTGGCTCGCGCACCACGGCGCCCGCGACGCGGCGACGCTGCGGCAGGGCCTCGCGTTCGCGGCCCGGGTCGCGTCCGCCTCGTGCGCGGCGGACGGCGCGCGGGGCTGGCAGCGGGACGCCGACGTCGTGCACGGCGCCCGGTCCGCCCTGACACGCGACGTCTGA
- a CDS encoding Gfo/Idh/MocA family protein: protein MTHAEDPRTAPPIRWGVLAPGGIAHTFAAAVLGHTQGSIVAVGSRNRERAAAFAQQYDVPTVHEGYEALVADPQVEAVYVASPHSEHRAHALLAIRAGKHVLVEKSFTRNAVEAQEVVDAARAAGVFVMEAMWTRFLPHVVALRSVLERGDIGEVVTLIADHGQAFGHLPATHRLHDPSLAGGALLDLGVYPVSFAHDLLGVPDRVQATGSLTPTGVDGQLSIALGYGERTQASLSTTLWSRTATTAVIGGTQGRIEIESDFYRPTGFTVIRSDGSYWAYDREVDGGFQFQAAEVARRVAEGATESPRMTLDNTLEVMRTMDEIRRQAGVTYPGE, encoded by the coding sequence ATGACCCACGCCGAGGACCCGCGCACCGCCCCGCCGATCCGCTGGGGCGTCCTCGCCCCGGGCGGCATCGCCCACACGTTCGCCGCGGCGGTCCTGGGGCACACGCAGGGGAGCATCGTCGCCGTCGGGTCCCGCAACCGCGAGCGGGCTGCGGCCTTCGCGCAGCAGTACGACGTCCCCACGGTGCACGAGGGCTACGAGGCGCTCGTCGCCGACCCGCAGGTCGAGGCCGTCTACGTCGCGTCGCCGCACTCCGAGCACCGCGCGCACGCGCTGCTCGCGATCCGGGCCGGCAAGCACGTGCTCGTCGAGAAGTCGTTCACGCGCAACGCCGTGGAGGCGCAGGAGGTCGTGGACGCCGCGCGCGCCGCGGGCGTCTTCGTCATGGAGGCGATGTGGACGCGCTTCCTGCCGCACGTCGTGGCGCTGCGCTCGGTCCTGGAGCGTGGCGACATCGGCGAGGTCGTCACGCTCATCGCCGACCACGGCCAGGCGTTCGGCCACCTGCCCGCGACGCACCGGCTGCACGACCCGTCGCTCGCGGGCGGCGCGCTGCTCGACCTGGGCGTGTACCCCGTCTCGTTCGCGCACGACCTGCTGGGCGTGCCCGACCGGGTGCAGGCCACGGGCTCGCTGACGCCGACCGGGGTCGACGGCCAGCTCAGCATCGCCCTCGGCTACGGCGAGCGCACCCAGGCATCGCTGAGCACCACACTCTGGTCGCGGACCGCGACGACGGCCGTCATCGGCGGCACGCAGGGCCGCATCGAGATCGAGAGCGACTTCTACCGGCCGACCGGCTTCACCGTGATCCGCTCCGACGGCAGCTACTGGGCCTACGACCGCGAGGTCGACGGCGGCTTCCAGTTCCAGGCGGCCGAGGTCGCCCGGCGGGTCGCCGAGGGGGCGACCGAGAGCCCGCGCATGACCCTCGACAACACGCTCGAGGTGATGCGGACCATGGACGAGATCCGCCGCCAGGCCGGGGTGACGTACCCGGGGGAGTGA
- the tmk gene encoding dTMP kinase, with the protein MFISFEGGDGVGKSTQLALLADLLAGRGLEVVRTREPGGTPLGVELRNAVLHGEHVSPRTEALLYATDRAHHVDAVVRPALERGAVVLTDRYLDSSVAYQGDGRALGADEVERLSLWATDGLLPDLTVLLDLDPAVGLGRLTGAPDRLESAGLEFHRRTRAAFLARAAAEPARWLVVDAALPPAEVHARIAARVDALPVPVR; encoded by the coding sequence GTGTTCATCTCCTTCGAGGGCGGCGACGGCGTCGGCAAGTCCACGCAGCTCGCCCTCCTGGCGGACCTCCTGGCCGGACGCGGTCTCGAGGTCGTGCGCACGCGCGAGCCGGGCGGCACGCCGCTGGGCGTCGAGCTGCGCAACGCCGTCCTGCACGGCGAGCACGTGAGCCCGCGGACGGAGGCGCTGCTGTACGCCACCGACCGCGCCCACCACGTCGACGCGGTCGTCCGCCCCGCGCTCGAGCGCGGCGCCGTCGTGCTCACGGACCGGTACCTCGACTCGTCCGTCGCCTACCAGGGGGACGGGCGCGCGCTCGGCGCGGACGAGGTCGAGCGCCTCTCGCTGTGGGCGACGGACGGGCTGCTGCCGGACCTCACGGTGCTCCTCGACCTCGACCCCGCGGTCGGGCTCGGGCGGCTCACCGGAGCGCCGGACCGCCTCGAGAGCGCGGGCCTGGAGTTCCACCGGCGCACGCGCGCGGCGTTCCTGGCGCGCGCGGCGGCCGAGCCCGCGCGCTGGCTCGTCGTGGACGCGGCGCTCCCGCCCGCCGAGGTCCACGCCCGGATCGCGGCGCGCGTCGACGCCCTCCCGGTACCGGTGCGATGA
- a CDS encoding DNA polymerase III subunit delta', producing the protein MSVWTELVGQRHAVEVLREAATDPGAMTHAWLLTGPPGSGRSNAARAFAAALQCTEGGCGRCQACTTTLAGTHADVMVVATEKVTISIDEVRELIGVAQRAPSQGRWRVIVLEDADRMVERTSNVLLKAIEEPPPRTVWLLCAPSPQDVVVTIRSRCRGVALRVPPVDDVAALLVERDGADREVARMAARAAQSHIGLARRLARDPAARERRTRTLRLAAEIRGIGDAVLAAADLVEVATTEAKAATEDRDAAERAALLHTLGADGVATLPPSVRSQVKQLEDDQKRRATRAQRDVLDRTLLDLLSLYRDVLVVQLGADVDLVNPVHDEIHRLAAGSTPEQTIRRMDAIGEARTRLEGNVAPLLAMEAMAVALRPQG; encoded by the coding sequence ATGAGCGTCTGGACCGAGCTGGTGGGCCAGCGCCACGCGGTGGAGGTGCTGCGCGAGGCCGCGACCGACCCGGGCGCCATGACGCACGCCTGGCTCCTCACCGGCCCGCCGGGGTCGGGCCGTTCGAACGCCGCGCGCGCCTTCGCGGCGGCGCTGCAGTGCACCGAGGGCGGGTGCGGCCGCTGCCAGGCGTGCACGACGACGCTCGCCGGCACGCACGCGGACGTCATGGTGGTCGCGACGGAGAAGGTGACCATCTCGATCGACGAGGTCCGCGAGCTCATCGGCGTCGCCCAGCGCGCCCCGTCGCAGGGCCGCTGGCGGGTCATCGTGCTCGAGGACGCGGACCGCATGGTGGAGCGCACCTCCAACGTGCTCCTCAAGGCGATCGAGGAGCCGCCGCCGCGCACGGTGTGGCTGCTGTGCGCCCCCAGCCCGCAGGACGTGGTCGTCACCATCCGGTCGCGCTGCCGCGGCGTCGCGCTGCGCGTGCCGCCGGTCGACGACGTCGCCGCGCTGCTGGTCGAGCGCGACGGCGCCGACCGGGAGGTGGCGCGGATGGCCGCGCGCGCCGCGCAGAGCCACATCGGCCTCGCCCGCCGGCTCGCCCGCGACCCGGCCGCGCGGGAGCGGCGCACCCGCACGCTGCGGCTCGCCGCGGAGATCCGCGGCATCGGGGACGCCGTGCTCGCGGCCGCCGACCTCGTCGAGGTCGCGACGACCGAGGCGAAGGCCGCCACCGAGGACCGCGACGCCGCCGAGCGGGCCGCGCTCCTGCACACCCTCGGCGCCGACGGCGTCGCGACCCTGCCGCCGTCGGTCCGCTCGCAGGTCAAGCAGCTCGAGGACGACCAGAAGCGCCGGGCGACCCGGGCTCAGCGCGACGTCCTGGACCGGACCCTGCTCGACCTGCTCTCGCTGTACCGGGACGTGCTCGTGGTGCAGCTCGGCGCCGACGTCGACCTCGTCAACCCGGTGCACGACGAGATCCACCGGCTGGCGGCGGGCAGCACGCCCGAGCAGACGATCCGGCGCATGGATGCGATCGGTGAGGCGCGGACCCGGTTGGAGGGGAACGTGGCCCCGCTGCTCGCCATGGAGGCGATGGCCGTCGCGCTGCGCCCGCAGGGGTAG
- a CDS encoding alpha/beta hydrolase yields the protein MLHAFRRRSTSPAPRRALRAAATGAVALLALSACVAPKEQTTPESASSPSASAPADTVEAFYEQDVSWETCGAYECATVRAPLDWDDVGAGEISLAVQRSLATGSDDERIGSLLINPGGPGSSGIEFLDYAVTGVLGADVLAAYDVVGFDPRGVAASSAVDCGPDPVVDEFLTADVALESQADVDAAREAARAFGEGCLDATGALLGEVDTVSAAKDMDLLRAVLGDDELHYIGFSYGTFLGATYAELFPEKVGRLVLDGALDPAMSNDDLVVGQAIGFEDALGAYVEDCLAGSDCALSGTVDEGKQQIAALVERAERKPLDAGNGQTVNGALAFYGIVVTLYDDASWPLLTMALSEAMEQNTGATLLELANFYLDRTPDGTYLSNSMVAFTGINCLDYPVVDRSYDEMVAFADQVAAQAPTFGRHFAMAVGCETWPFQSEAERKEIAAAGAAPILVIGTTGDPATPYEWSVALAEQLDSGVLITWEGEGHTAYGRSNACVEDAVDAYLVDGTVPEDGLEC from the coding sequence GTGCTCCACGCCTTCCGCCGCCGCTCGACCTCACCCGCCCCCCGCCGCGCACTGCGCGCTGCCGCGACGGGAGCGGTCGCCCTCCTCGCGCTGAGCGCGTGCGTCGCACCGAAGGAGCAGACGACGCCCGAGTCGGCGTCGTCCCCCTCGGCCTCGGCGCCGGCGGACACCGTCGAGGCCTTCTACGAGCAGGACGTCTCGTGGGAGACGTGCGGCGCGTACGAGTGCGCGACGGTCCGCGCGCCGCTCGACTGGGACGACGTCGGCGCCGGGGAGATCTCGCTGGCCGTGCAGCGGTCGCTCGCCACGGGCTCCGACGACGAGCGCATCGGCTCGCTCCTCATCAACCCCGGCGGCCCCGGCTCGTCCGGGATCGAGTTCCTCGACTACGCCGTGACCGGAGTGCTGGGTGCCGACGTGCTGGCCGCCTACGACGTCGTCGGCTTCGACCCCCGCGGCGTGGCCGCGTCCTCGGCCGTGGACTGCGGCCCCGACCCCGTCGTCGACGAGTTCCTGACGGCCGACGTCGCGCTCGAGAGCCAGGCCGACGTCGACGCGGCGCGCGAGGCCGCCCGGGCCTTCGGCGAGGGCTGCCTGGACGCGACCGGCGCCCTGCTCGGCGAGGTCGACACGGTCAGCGCCGCGAAGGACATGGACCTGCTGCGCGCGGTGCTGGGCGACGACGAGCTGCACTACATCGGCTTCTCCTACGGCACCTTCCTCGGCGCGACGTACGCCGAGCTCTTCCCCGAGAAGGTCGGCCGCCTCGTCCTCGACGGCGCGCTCGACCCGGCGATGTCGAACGACGACCTCGTGGTGGGCCAGGCGATCGGCTTCGAGGACGCGCTGGGCGCCTACGTCGAGGACTGCCTCGCCGGGAGCGACTGCGCGCTGTCCGGCACCGTCGACGAGGGCAAGCAGCAGATCGCGGCCCTGGTCGAGCGCGCCGAGCGCAAGCCCCTCGACGCCGGCAACGGCCAGACCGTCAACGGTGCGCTGGCCTTCTACGGCATCGTCGTGACCCTCTACGACGACGCCTCCTGGCCGCTGCTCACCATGGCGCTGTCCGAGGCCATGGAGCAGAACACCGGCGCGACGCTGCTCGAGCTGGCGAACTTCTACCTCGACCGCACGCCGGACGGCACCTACCTCAGCAACTCGATGGTCGCCTTCACCGGGATCAACTGCCTGGACTACCCGGTCGTCGACCGCAGCTACGACGAGATGGTCGCGTTCGCGGACCAGGTGGCCGCGCAGGCGCCCACCTTCGGCCGTCACTTCGCGATGGCCGTGGGATGCGAGACGTGGCCGTTCCAGTCCGAGGCGGAGCGGAAGGAGATCGCCGCGGCCGGTGCGGCGCCGATCCTGGTCATCGGCACCACCGGTGACCCCGCGACGCCGTACGAGTGGAGCGTCGCGCTCGCCGAGCAGCTCGACTCGGGCGTGCTCATCACCTGGGAGGGCGAGGGCCACACGGCCTACGGCCGCTCCAACGCGTGCGTCGAGGACGCCGTCGACGCCTACCTGGTGGACGGGACGGTGCCCGAGGACGGGCTCGAGTGCTGA
- a CDS encoding SMI1/KNR4 family protein translates to MSTMNDAAGATAAPNWRALLGEIGLTRMRLDEAAPQVYPLTIPHKGATSDQLAGAEGRLRHALDPIHRELLTYANGWSAMFVDTDLLSTEQLGADGLWEQTRDLLKDLEEDWPPGYLPPVDQLEIIGASTVTSDLFLLWTAGPVTGGGRPVLWLGAGQIVQQWANVADFMWSVLAYTRKTLDDVLAKRPPFDRL, encoded by the coding sequence ATGAGCACCATGAACGATGCAGCCGGCGCAACCGCGGCTCCCAACTGGAGGGCGCTGCTCGGGGAAATCGGTCTGACACGGATGCGGCTCGACGAAGCGGCGCCGCAGGTCTACCCACTCACCATTCCGCACAAGGGCGCCACTTCTGACCAGCTCGCCGGGGCCGAGGGGCGACTCAGGCATGCCTTGGATCCGATCCACCGCGAGTTGCTCACCTACGCCAACGGGTGGTCAGCGATGTTTGTGGACACTGACCTGCTGTCCACCGAGCAGCTTGGTGCGGACGGCCTCTGGGAGCAGACACGTGACCTCCTCAAGGACCTAGAGGAGGACTGGCCGCCGGGGTACCTTCCGCCGGTCGACCAACTTGAGATCATCGGTGCGAGCACTGTAACCAGCGACCTCTTCCTGTTGTGGACGGCTGGGCCTGTGACTGGCGGCGGGCGACCCGTGCTATGGCTTGGGGCCGGACAGATTGTTCAGCAGTGGGCCAACGTCGCGGACTTCATGTGGTCTGTGCTGGCGTACACCCGCAAGACGCTCGACGACGTACTCGCGAAGCGCCCCCCCTTCGACCGCCTGTAG
- a CDS encoding WXG100 family type VII secretion target, which translates to MSELEGWPDPASLVQGAPGPIVADADVLNRLAGTVESLVDVAYGADVGDWSGDAADAYANAIHETRLKALKLSDSFREAASALKSHAWTLEWAIGQADLAVAKYNAPSAAPVTPGVMTPAQAAAHDIMNAAHDGVRQSATRTARVLRDLADLLPYRPTFWNHLGHHWAELVGGTAEAGKDLIVFAWDMNVASLILDPSGWGAHKQQLLAGLGTALTDPVAFGKGVTDWDTWMTSPARAIGHLVPDALIGIATAGSGAVAVRGSRAVANAAARSVDDVAETAAGAATRRADDAAEGVLDATGRRQYTADELATPTPGDGPVIFRVKDSMTSEEVGQMLDYVDEGNRVRLEGGLSETGRVSTEGDLRRAANAEASLERARASAAGSPYQGVAGHLPDPTWTNRPGSEKWADETITVNSSLGGQAGHYPVGYKPTVFELVERSAGNPVIRLPDGAPAIQLPDGSRVAR; encoded by the coding sequence GTGAGCGAACTCGAGGGCTGGCCAGACCCGGCCTCGCTGGTTCAAGGCGCACCCGGACCGATAGTCGCGGACGCGGACGTACTGAACCGTCTGGCCGGAACCGTCGAGAGCCTCGTGGACGTCGCCTACGGAGCGGACGTCGGCGACTGGTCAGGGGACGCAGCAGACGCGTACGCGAACGCGATACATGAGACGCGCCTCAAAGCGCTCAAGCTCTCTGACTCCTTCCGCGAAGCTGCCTCCGCACTGAAGTCGCACGCGTGGACGCTCGAGTGGGCGATCGGCCAGGCCGACCTCGCGGTTGCCAAGTACAACGCCCCGTCCGCCGCTCCCGTCACCCCGGGGGTCATGACACCAGCACAGGCGGCTGCGCACGACATCATGAATGCCGCCCACGACGGGGTCCGACAGTCCGCTACCCGCACCGCTCGGGTGCTGCGGGACCTTGCTGACCTGCTCCCGTACCGCCCCACCTTCTGGAACCACCTCGGGCACCACTGGGCCGAACTCGTCGGCGGGACCGCAGAGGCTGGCAAGGACCTCATCGTGTTCGCCTGGGACATGAACGTTGCGTCGCTGATCCTCGACCCCTCGGGTTGGGGCGCGCATAAGCAGCAACTCCTTGCAGGTCTTGGTACTGCCCTTACCGACCCCGTAGCGTTCGGTAAGGGAGTTACCGACTGGGACACGTGGATGACCAGCCCCGCGCGCGCCATCGGGCACCTCGTACCGGACGCCCTCATCGGCATAGCTACGGCAGGGTCCGGCGCTGTTGCGGTCCGGGGATCCCGCGCGGTCGCAAACGCGGCGGCACGGTCGGTGGATGACGTCGCAGAGACGGCTGCCGGCGCTGCCACCCGGCGCGCGGATGACGCGGCGGAAGGCGTCCTGGACGCCACAGGGAGGCGCCAGTACACCGCAGACGAGCTCGCGACCCCGACACCCGGTGACGGGCCTGTGATCTTCCGCGTGAAGGACTCGATGACGAGCGAGGAAGTCGGGCAGATGCTGGACTATGTCGACGAAGGGAATCGAGTGCGGCTCGAAGGCGGCCTGTCAGAAACGGGACGGGTTTCGACGGAAGGCGACCTACGACGCGCGGCGAACGCGGAGGCGTCGCTCGAACGGGCGCGGGCCAGTGCTGCGGGGTCCCCGTACCAAGGTGTGGCCGGCCACCTCCCCGATCCCACATGGACGAACCGGCCGGGATCGGAGAAATGGGCCGACGAGACCATAACCGTGAACAGCTCGCTAGGCGGTCAGGCCGGCCACTACCCCGTCGGCTACAAGCCGACCGTCTTCGAGCTAGTCGAGCGCTCTGCAGGGAATCCAGTCATCAGGTTGCCTGACGGGGCCCCCGCGATTCAACTCCCCGACGGCTCACGGGTGGCACGATGA
- a CDS encoding DUF4153 domain-containing protein, which yields MSEHEPQDPAPTPPPPSAPPPPAPAPLPPAAAPRGAVVAAGVPQGAGWPGGGAYGPVTTLPVTDASDTPLGRFWQEYRRPLAVPQLLAFAGVGLAGGALLVGHRPGLGAAVVGAAVWAPAVPALVRRGARTDLALAVLSVALLAVVAVRDAPWLVVLCALAAALTGTVAATSSRSTAALLLAVPTWFAGLVRSMPWVARTLARSPGLRSRQTLVALRSVGVTVVLVTVFGLLFASADRVFASYLPRLSVDLLPGQVVVGVLVALLAAALAHLAVAPAAWSDLRPGPGRPARRGEWLLPVLALDAVVVGFVLVQVGALVGGHAYVEATAGLGYAQYAREGFAQLVVATALTLVVVGVAVRHAPRASVGDRRLARLALGVLCLGTLGVVASALRRMDLYVEAFGLTRLRLLVVVVEVVLAVVLLLVMAAGLRSGEGRGAWLPRGVLGVVGVAMLGLALANPDALILRHNVRADLEVPLDVWYLRGLSADAVPAADELDEPLRSCVLADMATLARDDAAGWNAGRDAARRALESGAPVRATSWETCAVGRP from the coding sequence ATGAGCGAGCACGAGCCGCAGGACCCCGCACCGACCCCGCCGCCGCCCTCGGCACCGCCGCCCCCCGCCCCTGCGCCGCTCCCGCCCGCCGCTGCGCCGCGCGGGGCCGTCGTAGCGGCGGGTGTGCCGCAGGGCGCGGGCTGGCCGGGCGGGGGCGCCTACGGACCCGTCACGACGCTGCCCGTCACCGACGCGTCCGACACCCCCCTCGGGCGCTTCTGGCAGGAGTACCGGCGCCCGCTCGCCGTCCCGCAGCTGCTCGCCTTCGCCGGCGTGGGCCTCGCCGGTGGCGCGCTGCTCGTCGGGCACCGGCCCGGCCTCGGCGCCGCGGTCGTCGGTGCCGCGGTCTGGGCGCCGGCGGTCCCGGCGCTCGTGCGGCGCGGGGCGCGCACCGACCTCGCGCTCGCGGTGCTCTCGGTGGCGCTGCTCGCCGTCGTCGCGGTCCGCGACGCGCCGTGGCTCGTGGTGCTCTGCGCCCTGGCCGCGGCGCTGACCGGCACGGTCGCGGCGACGTCGTCGCGCTCGACGGCCGCGCTGCTGCTCGCCGTGCCGACCTGGTTCGCAGGGCTGGTGCGGTCGATGCCCTGGGTCGCACGCACGCTGGCGCGCTCGCCGGGCCTGCGGAGCCGGCAGACCCTGGTCGCGCTGCGGAGCGTGGGCGTCACGGTGGTGCTGGTGACGGTCTTCGGCCTGCTGTTCGCGAGCGCCGACCGGGTCTTCGCGAGCTACCTGCCGCGGCTGTCGGTCGACCTCCTGCCGGGGCAGGTCGTCGTCGGAGTGCTCGTCGCGCTGCTCGCGGCCGCGCTCGCGCACCTCGCCGTCGCGCCCGCCGCGTGGTCGGACCTGCGGCCGGGGCCGGGCCGGCCGGCGCGCCGCGGCGAGTGGCTGCTCCCCGTGCTCGCGCTCGACGCCGTGGTGGTCGGGTTCGTGCTGGTGCAGGTCGGCGCGCTGGTCGGCGGTCACGCGTACGTCGAGGCCACGGCGGGCCTGGGCTACGCGCAGTACGCCCGCGAGGGCTTCGCCCAGCTCGTCGTCGCGACGGCGCTCACGCTCGTCGTCGTCGGCGTGGCCGTGCGGCACGCCCCGCGGGCGTCCGTCGGCGACCGGCGCCTGGCCCGGCTCGCGCTCGGCGTCCTGTGCCTCGGCACGCTCGGCGTCGTCGCCTCGGCCCTGCGGCGCATGGACCTGTACGTCGAGGCGTTCGGGCTCACGCGCCTGCGGCTCCTCGTGGTGGTGGTTGAGGTCGTCCTCGCCGTCGTGCTGCTGCTCGTCATGGCCGCGGGGCTGCGGTCGGGCGAGGGCCGCGGTGCGTGGCTGCCCCGCGGCGTGCTCGGCGTCGTGGGCGTGGCGATGCTCGGCCTCGCCCTGGCGAACCCGGACGCGCTGATCCTGCGGCACAACGTCCGGGCCGACCTCGAGGTGCCGCTCGACGTCTGGTACCTGCGGGGCCTGTCCGCCGACGCCGTGCCGGCCGCCGATGAGCTCGACGAGCCGCTGCGCTCGTGCGTGCTGGCGGACATGGCCACGCTGGCGCGCGACGACGCCGCCGGGTGGAACGCGGGACGCGACGCCGCACGCCGCGCGCTCGAGTCGGGCGCGCCGGTGCGCGCCACGTCGTGGGAGACGTGTGCGGTCGGTCGCCCTTGA
- a CDS encoding LacI family DNA-binding transcriptional regulator, with protein MTLQTVADLVGVSRMTVSNAFSRPDQLSAELRARILAAADDLGYVGPDPAGRALARGTTGAVGVLLTESVSAAFEDDAATGFFGALADELAPTGMAVALLPSETSAATIPARDVPIDGALVYSCAGDTPALHWLQKRKLPLVFVDQAPVGGADAVLLDDRGGARQGAEHVLGLGHRRVGLLTMGRWDEPSGLCDPASIASGGAANYVAAERVAGWLEALEPAGAHVMAVQMHRNDDADAYAGATLLLEGDDRPTAVLCFSDVMAAGVLRAARDLGLRVPEDVSVVGFDDAPLATRTRPSLTTLRQDVTAKGRLAAQVLTGAIARARNGGGGEPRRELLVPELVVRRSTGPAPSAR; from the coding sequence GTGACGCTCCAGACGGTCGCCGACCTCGTCGGCGTCAGCCGCATGACCGTGTCCAACGCGTTCTCCCGGCCGGACCAGCTCTCCGCCGAGCTGCGGGCGCGGATCCTCGCGGCGGCCGACGACCTCGGCTACGTCGGACCCGACCCCGCCGGCCGCGCCCTCGCGCGCGGCACCACGGGCGCCGTCGGCGTGCTCCTCACCGAGTCCGTGAGCGCCGCGTTCGAGGACGATGCGGCGACGGGGTTCTTCGGTGCGCTCGCTGACGAGCTCGCGCCCACGGGCATGGCCGTCGCGCTCCTGCCGTCGGAGACGTCCGCCGCCACGATCCCGGCGCGCGACGTCCCGATCGACGGCGCGCTCGTCTACTCGTGCGCGGGGGACACGCCCGCGCTGCACTGGCTGCAGAAGCGCAAGCTGCCGCTCGTCTTCGTCGACCAGGCGCCCGTCGGAGGCGCCGACGCCGTGCTCCTCGACGACCGGGGCGGCGCGCGCCAGGGCGCCGAGCACGTCCTCGGGCTGGGCCACCGGCGCGTCGGGCTCCTGACGATGGGGCGCTGGGACGAGCCGTCCGGCCTCTGCGACCCGGCGTCGATCGCGTCGGGGGGCGCCGCGAACTACGTGGCCGCCGAGCGGGTGGCGGGCTGGCTGGAGGCGCTCGAGCCCGCGGGGGCGCACGTGATGGCCGTGCAGATGCACCGCAACGACGACGCGGACGCCTACGCGGGAGCGACCCTGCTCCTCGAGGGCGACGACCGTCCGACGGCCGTCCTGTGCTTCTCCGACGTCATGGCGGCAGGCGTCCTGCGCGCCGCGCGGGACCTGGGCCTGCGCGTGCCCGAGGACGTCTCCGTCGTCGGGTTCGACGACGCGCCGCTCGCGACCCGCACGCGCCCCTCGCTGACGACGCTGCGCCAGGACGTGACGGCGAAGGGCCGCCTGGCGGCGCAGGTCCTCACCGGCGCGATCGCGCGCGCGCGCAACGGGGGCGGCGGCGAGCCGCGGCGCGAGCTCCTGGTCCCCGAGCTCGTCGTGCGCCGCTCGACCGGCCCCGCGCCGTCCGCGCGCTGA
- a CDS encoding GAP family protein, with protein MSLPVLAGLAALALVDSTSFGTLLLPVWFLLTPGRVRVARLLVFLGTVVAFYFAVGLALLAGADVLLERGTEPLEGTAATTVQLVLGVGLLVGSFFLGPRKGPDGERRPAGRVLRWRERVMTADGGASTYGSVAVLALTATLLELATMLPYLAATGLIAASGATPLEQGGVLAAYCLVMVLPALTLLALRLVAHRLVERPLARIGAWIERTGAETTAWVVGIVGFLLARDAAPRLPWLADMLGGLA; from the coding sequence ATGAGCCTTCCCGTCCTCGCCGGCCTCGCCGCGCTCGCCCTCGTCGACAGCACGAGCTTCGGCACCCTCCTCCTCCCCGTGTGGTTCCTGCTGACCCCCGGCCGCGTCCGCGTCGCGCGGCTGCTGGTCTTCCTCGGCACCGTCGTCGCCTTCTACTTCGCCGTCGGCCTCGCGCTGCTCGCGGGCGCCGACGTCCTCCTCGAGCGCGGCACCGAGCCGCTCGAGGGGACGGCCGCAACCACCGTGCAGCTCGTCCTGGGCGTCGGCCTGCTCGTCGGCTCGTTCTTCCTCGGCCCGCGCAAGGGCCCGGACGGCGAGCGGCGCCCGGCCGGGCGGGTCCTGCGCTGGCGCGAGCGCGTCATGACGGCCGACGGCGGCGCGTCGACCTACGGCTCCGTCGCGGTGCTCGCGCTCACGGCGACGCTGCTCGAGCTCGCGACGATGCTGCCCTACCTCGCCGCGACCGGGCTGATCGCGGCGTCGGGCGCGACGCCGCTCGAGCAGGGCGGGGTCCTGGCCGCCTACTGCCTCGTCATGGTCCTGCCGGCGCTCACGCTGCTCGCCCTGCGTCTGGTCGCGCACCGTCTCGTCGAGCGACCGCTGGCGCGGATCGGCGCGTGGATCGAGCGGACGGGCGCCGAGACGACGGCCTGGGTGGTCGGCATCGTCGGCTTCCTCCTGGCGCGCGACGCGGCCCCGCGCCTGCCCTGGCTCGCCGACATGCTGGGCGGGCTGGCATGA